From the Wolbachia endosymbiont of Encarsia formosa genome, the window GATTGTGATATTGCAAATTTATCTGGTATAGGAAAAAAGCAACCAATTTTAGCATTCCATCTTTCTATACTATTACTCTCGATGTCGGGAATACCTCCACTTGCAGGTTTTATCGCTAAATTTTTTATATTCAAAAGTTTAATAAATTCTGGCTTTATCAGCCTATCTTTGATCCTTGTAATAGCGAGTGTGATATCATGCTACTATTATTTAAATATCATGAAAGTTATGTATTTTGATAAAGCTAGTGGTAATAAGGTTGCTTATTCTAAGGGTCTATTCATTATCACTTCAGTGGCTTCACTGATCAACCTCGTTCTTTTCTTGTATGTAGAAGATCTTTACTCACTCATTGAACTAAAGGGCTGACAAGGTGACCCTTGAAGGTTTTCGTATTCATCATTACAAAGAAGTTTCAAGTACTAATAAAGAAGCATTGGATTTAATTGAGAAAGGGATATCTAATGAAACTATTATTATTACCGATAAACAAACAGAAGGTAGAGGGCGCACTGGAAAAAGTTGGATTTCTCCAGAGGGTAATTTCTATGCAAGTTTGATAATTAATCAGGAAACGGATGTTAGCAAATTGACAGAATTGACTTTTGTGACTGCTGTTGCTGTCGGGAATACTTTATTATCGTTAAATTTCTTGAATAATCAAACCCACTGTGGTGTCATTCCAGTGCGTGACACTGATTTTTCTTCTGGATCCCAGTGTCAAAGCACTGGGATGACAAGAGATCCATTCATAAACGGTCTCAATCTTCAATATAAATGGCCAAATGATGTTCTAATCGATGGCAAGAAAATAAGCGGAATATTGCTTGAAAGAAAGTCCAATTCGAATTGGCTAATTATAGGAATTGGAATTAATGTCAATCATGCACCACTTCCAGGAACAACGTGCATTAGCAATTACGGTGAATCTGTGTCTAACATGGATCTGTTAAAGGAATTAATAATAAATTTTAATAAGCTAAGAAAGCAATGGCTATTTGATGGGTTTTATGCTATAAGAGAAATGTGGCTCACAAGAGCATTCAAAATGAACAAGCAAATCAGTGTAAAGCTAGCTGACAAATTGCATGAGGGAATTTTTGCTGATATAAATGAGAGTGGTAAATTGGTATTGCAGCAAATAGATGGAAGCTTAATCTATTTTGATGCAGGTGAGTTATTTATTAATGATATATTATGAATACATATGTAATTTTTGCTTACCTTATTAGTCTCATACTGATTGGTGGAAATTTGATTTTTACTGTTTCTTGCTATATAAAAAGTAAAAAAAACTTAGAAAGTCTTAAAAGCAAAAATGAAGAAGAAACATAAGCGATTACTTATAACTTCAGGAATTTTCTGCTTTTTAAGCTGTATCGTCTTTTTTATTTTAACGACGCTCAAAGAAAATATCTCATTTTTCTATACAGTAAGTGAAGCCATAGTCTTAAAAAACAGTCAAAAGTCAATCCGCGTTGGTGGAATGGTTGTTGAAAATAGCGTGATACGAAGCGAAAGCGAAGTAGTTTTTCAAATGACAGATTTTAACAAAAGCGTTGTGGTGAAATACCAGGGAATACTTCCACCAATGTTTTCAGAAAAAAATGGTGTTGTTGTGCAAGGTAAAATGTCTGATAACAGCACCTTTCTTGCAGATACGGTGTTTGCAAAACATGATGAGAACTATAAGCCAAAAGTTTTAAAATAGATTTCCTAATTCAGTTGTATTGAAATCGTATGTGAAAGAAAGCAACAGCCTGTTAATAAGCTATTAACTACTATAATATATCAGGGTGAGTTGGCGCTTCCCATTTTACGTTATTATGGTCAATTATTGCTGCTTTTAATCCTTCAACTTCGCCCATTAGGTGAACAAATTCTTCTGTCCATGTTCTATAGTTTTGATTATTATCAATAAACTCATCCTTTTGATTGTTATGAATTAATTGATTCAAATGAGATAAACCGTTAGCCAATGCTTGTTTCATATCAATACACTCTTCTCGAAGTTGTGCTATGTTGTTCATAAGTGAGGCATTCAAATCAGAAACAAACTTCACATTTAAATCGTAGACTAACTTATCCATAACTTGATAGACGTAATGAATTGTTGCAATTTTATCTGCAATGTCCTCAAAGTTTGTGGGCTTAACTTCAACTTCTATATTGTCTATTTCTTTAAAGTTGAAATCGCTCATTTGGTTTATTACTTCAAAGTTATTTTCGCTTTCTTGTTTACTGTTGTTACTCATGTTATCTCCATAAAATTTTAAAATCAACTCAGTTACACTGAAATAGCATGTAAAAAGAGTAACAGCCTGCTAGCAAGCTGTTACTTTCCTAACTACTAGAGTATATCAGGATGGGTTGGTTCTTCCTCAGGTAACATATTATTTAATTTAGCTGTTAAATCTGCTAGATCTTTTTGTAATCCTTTACTTGTGTCGCCTATAATATCTTGCAAACTTACGACTTTATCTTGCTCTTGTTTTAACATAATATTTAACTTATTAATAAATTTTTCATTAATATTATTAGCTAATTCATCAAATGCTTTTTTAACAGTATCACCACTAACCGCTTTTTTTAAGTCCTGTATATCCTTACCAGTACCTTTCTTAAGTGTAACAAGACCAAGAGCGCTTATAAGTTGTTCTTCATTATTAGCACTTTGTAAAAGGTTTTGTGAGTTCTTACTCATATAAATTACCTCCATAAATTATTAAAGTTTAAATTATTTTTTAGTTTCACATGCACACTGTTGATTTATCAATATCCAAGTTCACAATAAATGATCTGTTACTGCAAACTCAGCATTAACATCTTGAAGAACGTAAGTTGATGGATGTGCATCATTCCAATTTGCTTCACTCTCCTCAGGAATCATTCGGTCAACCTTACCCAGAAGCTCTTTCATTTTTTCATTTTGCTCGTTAAATTTCTCTTTTAATGCATCAATAATAGCTTTAGAATGATCCTTACTGCCGAGATCACCAATCACATCTGTCACTTTCTCATAAGGCAGTTTGTGAATGATATCTTTAAGCTCTTCTGCACCCATGTTATCCAAAAGTTCTGTAAACTGCTTATCAGACATACTATGAGCAAAAGCTTGAAGTTTTTCTGGGTTGTTAGCTAAAGACTTAACAACCATCTGAATCTTATCAGAATCATCAGTTAACTCTCGAGCTACTATTGCAAGTTTATCGTGGTCTAGCTTCTTAACTAAATTATGTAATGTATCTTCTTCTAAAGTTTTTACTAAAGTTGGAAGTCGATTTTTTAATGCTTCGTCAAAAAGAGTGCTTAAAACTTCCTCAGGTGCATCTTTTATTAGTTTTACAAACTGATCATTACTTATTGTCTTGATAACCACCTGGAGCTGATCCATTTTAAGGTGAGGGAAAATTTGTTTTACTTGATCTAGGTTAAAGTCTTTTACTAAGTTCGTAACCTGATCCTTATTTAATAAGGGGACTATTATTTTTAACTTTTCTTGATTTAATTCATGAACAAGAATGTGTAATTGGTGGTTGGTTAAATGACTCACCAAAGCTTGCCATTGATTATCTGTTAAGTGCTCTACTAAATACTCTATTTGGCCTGGACGAAGAGTATTGGCAAGAATTTCTAACTGACCTTCTGTTAGTTCCTCAACAAAAATTTTAGCAAACATCTTTGATAGTAGTATATTCTCTGGTATTTTAGATAATATATCTTTTATTGTTTCTTCACTGACATCCAGTCCAATATATTGTAATGCCTGATTGTCAGGTGAATTAATAATATTATCCTTGATAATCTGAGAAATAATATTTGTAAGTATCATCCAGCTCTTCCTGTGTTACATAACTATGTTTCGATCTCTCAGATTTAACATTATTACGCAAATTACTACCACCATCTCCTCTACTTATAAACTTCGATTCCATTGATAGCTTGACCAACATATCACCGTAATATACAAATGCACAATCGTTTTCTGAATAACCTGGTTTATTTCCAGAAAGAATACTTTTTAGGGCATTTCCCTCTTCATCCCTTATGCAATAAAACCCATCTCTAGCGATGTTATCGCCGCATAATCTTATTGGTAATTCTATCGCTTCATCTTCTTTTTCCAGTTGCACAAGCTTAACTTTTTTAACAGGTTGAAAACGAGAAAAGTCAGGCCAATAGACGCTGCTACCAAATCCTTTTGATAATTCCTCTCCGGGTACCATCTTAAAGACAAGTTTTTTTCCACTCATAAGTATTATCCAATAAATTTAATTATATCTATTCTAACATTTATTGATTAATTTATTATTAAATTGGTTTATACTAGAATTATAATAACAAAATATCACTAGAGAATTAGTATAAAACCCCGATAGAATAAATAGGCTGGCTTTATGGTATGTTGAACCTATATTGGTGGAGGCAAGCGGGATCGAACCGCTGACCTTCTGCGTGCAAAACAGATGCTCTACCAGCTGAGCTATACCCCCACTTTTGCTTAAAGCATAAATCACTCAGGCTGAAATGCAAGAAATATTTATTTGTGAGGCTATTGCTAAATATTGCACAAATTCTGCATTTATGTATAATTCTCTATCTTTTTAGAGTTGTACGTCAGCTTTACCAAATGAATCTTTGAATTAACAAGAAGTTTTCCTTCAAAAATTTTTAATTAAATTATCACTAATGCAGTATATTATATAATTTATTTAACCACGCATGAAAATTTTAGTTTGATTAAAACAGATAAAAACTATATTACTGTTTAGTATAGCTGAAAAATAAAATGATCCCGTAGCTCAGCCGGTAGAGCAACTGACTTTTAATCAGTGGGTCACGCGTTCGAATCGCGTCGGGATCACTTAGAATCTTAAAAGCATGCTAAAAGAACAGGACAAAGTATTCATAAACTTAAATGGTAAAGAAACACCACTACTTGAGGGTGCAAAAAAACGTGGTAGTTGGCAAAAAACAAAGGAATTACTGGATTTAGGATCAGAAAAAATCATTGATGAAGTAAAGAAATCTGGCTTGAGAGGTCGAGGGGGTGCAGGATTTTCTACTGGCCTCAAGTGGAGCTTTATGCCTAAAAGTCCTTCAAAATCATATTTAGTAGTCAATGCAGATGAGTCAGAACCTGGTACATGTAAAGATAGAGATATATTACGATATGAGCCACATAAGTTACTTGAGGGAATTCTCCTGGCCGGCAAAGCGATTAGCGCATCAGTTGCGTATATTTATATCAGGGGTGAATTTTATAATGAATATTTAGTTCTAAAAAAGGCACTTGAGGAAGCCTATAAAGAAAACTTAATTGGAAAAAATGCCTGCAAATCAGGTTATGATCTTGATGTATTTATCCATAGGGGTGCAGGAGCTTATATATGTGGAGAAGAAACAGCTCAACTTGAATCAATTGAAGGAAAAAAGGGCTTCCCTCGCATGAAACCTCCATTTCCCGCAGGTGTTGGACTTTTTGGCTGTCCAACCACAATAAACAACGTTGAAACTATAGCCATGGTTCCAGATATTCTAAATCGCGGAGGAGAATGGTTTGCATCTCTTGGTAAACCAAATAATACTGGTACTAAGATTTTTTGTATTTCAGGACATGTAAACAACCCGTGTAATGTTGAAGAAGAGCTCGGAATTCCACTACGTGAATTGATTGAAAAATACGCAGGTGGAGTGCGAGGAGGTTGGGATAATTTACTTGCTGTAATACCTGGTGGGTCTTCAGTCCCATTAATTCCAAAATCTATATGTGATACTATTGAAATGGATTTTGATTCATTAAGGGCTGCACAATCAGGGCTTGGTACTGCTGCTGTAATAGTGATGGATAAATCAACTGACATAATAGCTGCAATAGAAAGATTATCACATTTCTATATGCATGAGTCCTGCGGACAATGTACACCATGCCGTGAAGGCACTGGATGGATGTGGAGAATTATGAGAAGAATGGTAGCAGGAAATATTAAACCTGGTGAAGTAGATAAGCTACTTCACCTTACAACTCAAATAGAAGGGCATACAATTTGTGCACTTGGCGATGCTGCAGCTTGGCCAGTTCAAGGATTAATCAGACATTTTCGTCATATAATTGAAGAGAGGATAGTAACTTAACTTATATTTTTAAATGATTTTACTACTTAGCAGCTAAAGTTAAAGAATATTGATTTCCTTCCCTTTTAGGTGCTAATTCTACTTTTGCAATATCTTCAGCGTCTCTAATTAGACGTTCTAATTTTTCCAGTCCAACTTCAGTGTTTATAAGCTCTCTCCCTCTAAATCTCATTGTGACTTTAATTCTATGTCCATGCACAAGAAAATCCCTTGTTTGACGCAATTTTGTTTCGTAGTCGTGATCACCAATATTAGGACCCAGTTTAATTTCTTTTATAGTTAATGTTTTTTGTTTCTTTTTTGCTTCACTTGCCTTCTTTTTTGCATCATATTTTTGTCTGCTGTAATCCAGAACTTTACATACTGGAGGAGTTGAATCAGGTGCAATTTCCACCAAGTCTAGCCCGATATTATGAGCAGATGCCAAAGCTTGTTCTATTGGCACAATTCCGACCATTTCACCATTATGATCAACTAAGCGTACCTCCTTAGCTGTGATGAATTCATTAATTCTATTTTTATTGTTTTTTTGTATCTGCAAACTTTAACTCCCTAAAACTTAAATTAATACTTTTTAACAGCAATTCAGTAGCCTTTTCCAAAGAAAAAAACTCCTGTCTTTCCGATCCTAAATTTCTTACTGAAACAGTTTTACTTGTAACTTCATTTTTGCCTATAATCCATAATATAGGAACTTTGTTTGAACTATGCAAACGTATCTTATAACTAATTTTTTCATTGGTCAAATCAGTCTTGACTCTCACACCTTGTTCTTTTAAAACGTTGCTGATTTCTGTGGCGTAACCGTCAGCCTCATTTGTAATGGTCAGAATAGCAAGCTGTGTTGGAGCAAGCCAAACTGGAAATTTTCCTGCATAATTTTCTATTAAAATTCCAATAAAACGCTCAAAAGTTCCAAGAATTGCCCTATGTAACATGACAGGGTGATGCTTGTGCCCATCTGCTCCTATATAAAAAGCTTCAAGCCGCTCCGGTAAAATAAAATCAACTTGCAACGTTCCGCATTGCCAATTTCTTCCTATTGCATCTTTCAAAACAAACTCTAACTTTGGACCATAAAATGCACCTTCACCAGGGTTAAGTTTATAACTCAAGCCCGCTTTTTTCACGGCTTCAAGCAGCGCTTTTTCAGCTCTATCCCACACTTCATCATTACCTGCTCTAATATCTGGACGGTCTGAAAATTTCACATAAATTTCATTGAATCCAAGCTCTGAATATACTTCTTTTAAAAGGTCACAAAATTTTACAGTTTCAGAATTTACTTGTTCTTCCATACAAAAAATGTGTGCATCGTCTTGCGTAAAACCACGCACTCGCATCAGTCCGTGCAATGAGCCTGAGCTTTCATTCCTATGGCACGTGCCAAATTCTGCCATACGCATTGGTAGATCACGATAGCTTCTGGTGTGAGAATTAAAAATCTGCACATGACAAGGGCAATTCATGGGTTTTATTGCTAGCTTTTTACTTTCAGATTCATCAATAATGAACATATTTTCACGAAACTTATCCCAATGTCCCGATTTTTCCCACAGCTCTTTGCTTACTAAAATAGGTGTTTTTACCTCAAAGTAGCCATTGTTCATTAACTTTTTTCTGATGTAAGACTCAAGAACATTATATAAAGTATATCCCTGTTCATGCCAAAAAATCTGCCCAACAGCTTCCTCTTGAATGTGAAATAAGTCCATATCCCTAGCGATTTTGCGATGGTCGCGTTTTTCTGCTTCTTCCAGACCTTTAAGATAAGTATTTAATTCATCCTTATTTCTCCACGCGGTGCCATATATTCGCTGCAACATTGGGCCATTAGAATCACCACGCCAGTATGCTCCTGCAACTTTCATAAGCTTAAACGCTTTAACTCTGCCAGTTGAAGGAGAATGTGGACCGAAGCATAAGTCAACAAAATCGCCTTGCCTGTAAACAGTTAGGTTTTCACTTTCTGGTATGGAGGAAATAATTTCAACCTTATATTTTTCGTCTATACCACTAAAGAAATCAATTGCCTGCTTGCGAGTCCAAACTTCTCGAACAAATCTGTAGTTACTTTTTATAATTTCCTTCATTTTTTTTTCTATTGCAGCAAGATCGTCCGTGGTAAAGGTACGATCTGTAGCAAAATCATAGTAGAAACCATCTTGAATTGTTGGCCCGATAGTAACCTGAATATTAGGAAAGAGTTCTTTCACTGCCTGGGCCATTATATGAGCAGCATCGTGCCTTATTATGTCCAAACCCACTTCGTCACTCAGTTGTATCACCTCTATCTCTGCATCAGATTCAATTTCACGTGAGAGATCATACAACTCACCGTTTACTTTCAATGCAACTGCTTTTTTCAAAGCATCCGGTTGTAATATATCAAAGCCAGTGACTCTACCACTGTATTCTTTTACTTTTTGTTCGGTTGAAAAGGTAACTTTTATCATTCATCAGACCTTTTGTCATCCCAGTGTGTGACACTGGGATCCATGTTTCTTTTTTTTCTAGATTCCAGCGTCACGCGCTGGAATGACACCAAAAGGTGAGCTACTGATCTTTCACTTAAATAACAGTTGTACAAAGGATCTATTACATACTTGCTGTAAGAAATTTTAATTGTTGACATACCTAGTTAATAATACGGTCTATTCTTTTTTAACCTGAGTGCAATTGCATCTTCCCAAACTTCACCATTACGCAACAACTTTTCTTTATTGTACATTAGCTCCTCTCTTGTTTCAGTAGAAAATTCAAAGTTAGGACCCTCCACAATTGCATCAACTGGACATGCCTCTTGGCAAAATCCGCAGTATATGCATTTTGTCATGTCAATATCATAGCGCGTGGTGCGACGACTACCGTCTTCTCTTTTCTCTGCTTCAATAACTATTGCTTGAGCAGGGCAGATAACTTCGCATAATTTACAAGCTATGCATCGTTCTTCACCGTTTGGATACCTACGCAACGCATGCTCACCACGAAACCTTGGACTTAAAGGGCCCTTCTCCATAGGATACCTTAAAGTAACCTTTGACTTAAACATATATTTTAATGTAATAACAAACCCTTTAATTAACTCTACAAAAGACCAATACCAAGCTAATTTCTTAAGCATAAAATATTTAAAATCTATGTTGATAATTATAAATCATATTATCAGTTTTCAAAATAAATATTTTCACCTGAGTGACCTTTACAGTTTTTTATATAATGTATTTATTAATATGATATTACTATAAACTAGCAAGATGGATAAAAATTTTGAATATTTTCAAATTAGGTATTTTGGTTTCTTAAATTGCTAAGTAGTTTATATAAATGACAAACACAAATGAAACTATTTTCGCTTTATCGACCCTATTGGGTAAGTCAGGAGTTGCAGTAATCAGAATTTCAGGCAACTACGCGCTTAAAGCTTTAAATCATTTTCATATTAAGAAAGAAATTAAACCAAGATTTGCTACTTTAGTTGATCTATATGATGATTCCAATCAATTGATAGATAATGGAATAATCATCTATTTCCCTGCTCCAAACAGTTTCACTGGCGAGGACGTTATAGAGTTACAAGTGCATGGAAGCAAGGCAGTCATAAAAATCATCTTGGAGGAATTATCAAAAATTTTTGTTATGGCCAGGCCTGGAGAATTCTCACTTAGGGCTTTTCTAAATGGTAAATTTGACTTAACGCAAATAGAAGGGATTGCAGACTTAATTGATGCTGAGACGAAAATGCAAGCTAAACAAGCGATTAAGCAGATATCGGGAGAATTGGAGAGACTATACAGCAATTGGAGACAAAGATTAATAACGATACAATCCAAAATCGAAGCATATATAGACTTTCCAGAGGACATTTGGGCAGAAAAAAGTGAATTGAAAAAAATTAATAATGAAGTGCAATCTCTCGTGCAGTTGATACAAGAGCATTTAAATGATAATAGACGGGGCGAAAGGTTGCGTGAGGGCTTACATATTGTAATAACTGGTGAACCAAATGTCGGTAAATCAACTCTGTTTAATTTCTTAGCCAAGCGTGATATTGCTATTGTTTCTGAATATGCAGGCACAACAAGAGACGTGCTTGAAGCTCATATTGACATTGGCGGATACCCAATCATTCTCTCTGATACTGCTGGAATTCGTGAGAGTTCAGACCCGATAGAATCAGAAGGCATAAGTCGAGCAAAAAAGAGGTCTTTTGAAGCTGATCTAAGAATAGAACTATTTCCTTTTGAACAACGTTATAATATCAATTGCAACGTTGTAAATAGCGATACTATTTATGTATTGAGCAAAGCTGACGATGCAATTAATGACAGAAATATACTGATTGGCGGTGTAGATTTTCTACATATTTCTATTTTAAAGGAAATAGGTACAAACAAGTTGATCTCTCTCATAAAAAAGAAGGCAGAGGAAAAATTTGGGCATGATAGAGACACTCCTGTGATTACTCGGCAAAGGCATAGGAGTCACATGCAGAAAGCACTGGAACATTTACAACGTTTTAATATCGATAATCCAATTGAGTTGATATCTGAAGACTTGAGGCTTGCTGCATTTGAACTTGGTGCAGTGATTGGAATTATTAATGTTGAGGAAATATTGGACAGTATATTTAGCAACTTTTGCGTGGGCAAGTAAAGCTTTTATAGATTGCTTAAAATCAAATATTGTGATAGAAAAGAAATGGACGGATGGCCGAGCGGTTTAAGGCACCAGTCTTGAAAACTGACGTACGTGATGAGCGTACCATGGGTTCGAATCCCATTCCGTCCGCACATCATCTCGCTACGATAGCTGATTTTTAGAGCTTATTTGGACTATGTGGTTCATAACTCTGGAAATCTTATCTAATCTAGCCACATCTTTTAAAAATACATCCCTTTGTAAATTGACCTTGTTAGCAAAGAAAGCTAATATCTATAAATAGATCACCATCTGAATATGGAAACCGATATCGTAATAATAGGTGCAGGGCCTGTTGGAATATTCACTGCTTTTCAAGTGGGAATGCTTGATATGAGATGTCATATAATAGATGTTTTGGATCAAGCAGGAGGACAATGCACAGCTCTTTACCCAGAAAAGCCAATATATGATATACCTGGTTATCCTGTAATTACTGCCCAAAAATTAATTGAGCAATTAATGGAGCAAGCTTCACCATTTGAGCCTGTTTACCATTTAAGTAAAAAAGTGGAAAAGATTTCGAATAACGGAAGTGAAAACTTTACTGTCATAACGAGCATAGGTACAGAGGTAAAATGTAAAGCTGTTATTGTTGCTGCAGGTAACGGAATGTTTGAACCTAACCGTCCACCCTTAAGTGGTATATTAGAATATGAAAATCAATCTGTATTTTACAGTGTAAATAAAATTTCTGATTTTCAGGACAAAACTATAGTCATTGCAGGGGGGGGTGATTCTGCAGCTGATTGGACTGTAGAACTTTCTAAAGTTGCAAAGAAAATTTATGTGATACATAGAAGAAAGGAATTTCGCTGCACTCCTGAAACTAGAAATAAATTAGAATCACTTGAAAATGATGGAAAGATAGAACTGGTAGTGCCATATCAATTACACAAACTAGCAGGAAGTAATGGGCAGTTGAGCGCAGTGATAGTAAAAAACATTGCTTCTAAGGAAGAAAAAGAAATATCCGCTGATTTTTTGCTGCCATTTTTTGGATTGTCAATGAATCTTGGGCCAATAAACAATTGGGGTATAGAGTTAGAACATGGCAGCATAGTTGTTGATCCGACTACCTTAAAAACCAGTAGAGATAGAATATACGCAATCGGAGATATAGCTACTTATGCCGGTAAACTAAAGTTGATACTAAATGGTTTTGCTGAGAGCGCCATGGCTTGTTATGACATATACAAAGTAATCCACAACTCTCCAGTCAATTTTCAATATTCAACTTCAAAGGGAATTCATGGAAATAAAGAGTAAGGACATTCATGAGCCTGCATGCAGTTACCTCAAGCATAAGTGAATACAAAGGAAAAAGATTACTTTAAAGATTCTCCCAACTCCCTTATTATGATAATAAGAGTATTTATCCTTGTTTTTGACCTGCAGGCTCAATGACAAAATTCAGTAAAAAAAACTCAGATATTTATTGGCAAATTACACAAAAATTATAGCGGCTACATGTTTTTTAAATTTTTTCTACTTCAGCCAAAACACGCTTGTTAGCACATTATCAATTTACATTATTATAGGGTCAAAACTCGTCACACGGGGATTCTTTTGCCTTTTTTCTTCATTTGGTAAGTTTCTTAATACTTGTAACTAAAGCTTAAGGCCAGCACTTGATGCTGGAATCCAGAAATCTTTTGAGCACAAAAGTTATGCTAGGTTTTTGTTGGTAAGAAACCAGTGTCAGCTACTCGGATGACACCAAAGGGGCACTTGGATAGAGGCTACTTGAATAACACCATCATAAGGTGAACCAGTGTCAAGCACTGGAATGACAAGGAAAGGGCTACTTGGATGACAAGAAAAAGGACGCTGAGATGACACCAAAGAGGCTGACACCACCATAAAGTAAATTCCACTAACACTATAGGAGACTAACATGAACTTTTTAAAATTTATCGAACTATGCTTTCAAACGGTAATGCCGTGGTGTGAGTATAACAATTATCAGTATGTAAAAGTTATAGCAGACAGGCTTGAAGCAGCAAGTGTTGGCGAAGTGAAGCGAATAATATTCAATATGCCTCCGCGCTCGATGAAGTCTATGTGCGTGAGTGTTGCATGGCCCGCATGGATACTTGGTAATCAGCCAACCGCAAGAATAATAGTTGCAAGTTATTCTCAGCGGCTTAGCGAAAAGCATTCGCTCGACACCAGGTGCGTAATGCAATCTAGTTGGTATAAAGCGCTATTTTCAGAGGTAGAACTATGCAAAGACCAGAACACTAAATACA encodes:
- the mnmE gene encoding tRNA uridine-5-carboxymethylaminomethyl(34) synthesis GTPase MnmE, which translates into the protein MTNTNETIFALSTLLGKSGVAVIRISGNYALKALNHFHIKKEIKPRFATLVDLYDDSNQLIDNGIIIYFPAPNSFTGEDVIELQVHGSKAVIKIILEELSKIFVMARPGEFSLRAFLNGKFDLTQIEGIADLIDAETKMQAKQAIKQISGELERLYSNWRQRLITIQSKIEAYIDFPEDIWAEKSELKKINNEVQSLVQLIQEHLNDNRRGERLREGLHIVITGEPNVGKSTLFNFLAKRDIAIVSEYAGTTRDVLEAHIDIGGYPIILSDTAGIRESSDPIESEGISRAKKRSFEADLRIELFPFEQRYNINCNVVNSDTIYVLSKADDAINDRNILIGGVDFLHISILKEIGTNKLISLIKKKAEEKFGHDRDTPVITRQRHRSHMQKALEHLQRFNIDNPIELISEDLRLAAFELGAVIGIINVEEILDSIFSNFCVGK
- a CDS encoding biotin--[acetyl-CoA-carboxylase] ligase, whose protein sequence is MTLEGFRIHHYKEVSSTNKEALDLIEKGISNETIIITDKQTEGRGRTGKSWISPEGNFYASLIINQETDVSKLTELTFVTAVAVGNTLLSLNFLNNQTHCGVIPVRDTDFSSGSQCQSTGMTRDPFINGLNLQYKWPNDVLIDGKKISGILLERKSNSNWLIIGIGINVNHAPLPGTTCISNYGESVSNMDLLKELIINFNKLRKQWLFDGFYAIREMWLTRAFKMNKQISVKLADKLHEGIFADINESGKLVLQQIDGSLIYFDAGELFINDIL
- the thrS gene encoding threonine--tRNA ligase; this translates as MIKVTFSTEQKVKEYSGRVTGFDILQPDALKKAVALKVNGELYDLSREIESDAEIEVIQLSDEVGLDIIRHDAAHIMAQAVKELFPNIQVTIGPTIQDGFYYDFATDRTFTTDDLAAIEKKMKEIIKSNYRFVREVWTRKQAIDFFSGIDEKYKVEIISSIPESENLTVYRQGDFVDLCFGPHSPSTGRVKAFKLMKVAGAYWRGDSNGPMLQRIYGTAWRNKDELNTYLKGLEEAEKRDHRKIARDMDLFHIQEEAVGQIFWHEQGYTLYNVLESYIRKKLMNNGYFEVKTPILVSKELWEKSGHWDKFRENMFIIDESESKKLAIKPMNCPCHVQIFNSHTRSYRDLPMRMAEFGTCHRNESSGSLHGLMRVRGFTQDDAHIFCMEEQVNSETVKFCDLLKEVYSELGFNEIYVKFSDRPDIRAGNDEVWDRAEKALLEAVKKAGLSYKLNPGEGAFYGPKLEFVLKDAIGRNWQCGTLQVDFILPERLEAFYIGADGHKHHPVMLHRAILGTFERFIGILIENYAGKFPVWLAPTQLAILTITNEADGYATEISNVLKEQGVRVKTDLTNEKISYKIRLHSSNKVPILWIIGKNEVTSKTVSVRNLGSERQEFFSLEKATELLLKSINLSFRELKFADTKKQ
- the nuoF gene encoding NADH-quinone oxidoreductase subunit NuoF is translated as MLKEQDKVFINLNGKETPLLEGAKKRGSWQKTKELLDLGSEKIIDEVKKSGLRGRGGAGFSTGLKWSFMPKSPSKSYLVVNADESEPGTCKDRDILRYEPHKLLEGILLAGKAISASVAYIYIRGEFYNEYLVLKKALEEAYKENLIGKNACKSGYDLDVFIHRGAGAYICGEETAQLESIEGKKGFPRMKPPFPAGVGLFGCPTTINNVETIAMVPDILNRGGEWFASLGKPNNTGTKIFCISGHVNNPCNVEEELGIPLRELIEKYAGGVRGGWDNLLAVIPGGSSVPLIPKSICDTIEMDFDSLRAAQSGLGTAAVIVMDKSTDIIAAIERLSHFYMHESCGQCTPCREGTGWMWRIMRRMVAGNIKPGEVDKLLHLTTQIEGHTICALGDAAAWPVQGLIRHFRHIIEERIVT
- the nuoI gene encoding NADH-quinone oxidoreductase subunit NuoI gives rise to the protein MLKKLAWYWSFVELIKGFVITLKYMFKSKVTLRYPMEKGPLSPRFRGEHALRRYPNGEERCIACKLCEVICPAQAIVIEAEKREDGSRRTTRYDIDMTKCIYCGFCQEACPVDAIVEGPNFEFSTETREELMYNKEKLLRNGEVWEDAIALRLKKNRPYY
- the ccmE gene encoding cytochrome c maturation protein CcmE; translated protein: MKKKHKRLLITSGIFCFLSCIVFFILTTLKENISFFYTVSEAIVLKNSQKSIRVGGMVVENSVIRSESEVVFQMTDFNKSVVVKYQGILPPMFSEKNGVVVQGKMSDNSTFLADTVFAKHDENYKPKVLK
- the infC gene encoding translation initiation factor IF-3, which translates into the protein MQIQKNNKNRINEFITAKEVRLVDHNGEMVGIVPIEQALASAHNIGLDLVEIAPDSTPPVCKVLDYSRQKYDAKKKASEAKKKQKTLTIKEIKLGPNIGDHDYETKLRQTRDFLVHGHRIKVTMRFRGRELINTEVGLEKLERLIRDAEDIAKVELAPKREGNQYSLTLAAK